One region of Pseudomonas glycinae genomic DNA includes:
- a CDS encoding ABC transporter substrate-binding protein, whose translation MKNFVIPAVLTSLMSCGFAVAAELPASIKEKGEIVVAIMPNYPPMDFKDPATNKLTGLDYDLGNALAERLGVKIKWQETGFEQMINALTTERVDMVLSGMTDTAERQASVTFVDYFTSGPQFYTLQKNAATNEIIDLCGKKVGTSRRTTFPAEIAAWSKENCEAAGKPAINVIGTEGSADARAQLRQSRIDAAMQGSETLSYLKTQEKDMYKTVGQPISVQFTGLGVSKKKPELSEAVKVALQSMVDDGSYGAILKKWDLELGAIKDVTINAGK comes from the coding sequence ATGAAGAACTTCGTCATTCCAGCAGTACTCACCTCCCTGATGTCTTGCGGTTTCGCCGTGGCCGCCGAGTTGCCGGCCAGCATCAAGGAAAAAGGCGAGATCGTCGTCGCGATCATGCCCAACTATCCGCCGATGGACTTCAAGGATCCGGCCACCAACAAGCTCACCGGCCTTGACTACGACCTGGGCAACGCCCTGGCCGAACGCCTCGGGGTGAAGATCAAGTGGCAGGAAACCGGCTTCGAGCAAATGATCAACGCCCTGACCACCGAGCGCGTGGACATGGTTCTGTCGGGCATGACCGACACCGCCGAGCGTCAGGCCAGCGTGACCTTCGTCGACTATTTCACCAGCGGCCCGCAGTTCTACACCTTGCAGAAGAACGCGGCGACCAACGAGATCATCGACCTGTGCGGCAAGAAAGTCGGCACCAGCCGCCGCACCACCTTCCCGGCGGAAATCGCTGCGTGGAGCAAGGAAAACTGTGAAGCCGCAGGCAAGCCTGCAATCAACGTGATCGGCACCGAAGGCTCGGCCGACGCCCGTGCGCAACTGCGCCAGAGCCGCATCGATGCGGCGATGCAGGGCAGCGAAACCCTGTCGTACCTCAAGACTCAGGAAAAGGACATGTACAAGACGGTCGGCCAGCCGATCTCCGTGCAGTTCACCGGGTTGGGTGTGAGCAAGAAGAAGCCGGAGCTGAGTGAAGCGGTGAAAGTGGCGTTGCAGAGCATGGTGGATGACGGCAGCTATGGCGCGATCCTGAAGAAGTGGGATCTGGAGCTGGGTGCGATCAAGGACGTGACCATTAACGCCGGCAAGTAA
- a CDS encoding GNAT family N-acetyltransferase — MTFTVRQALAADAIVLPAIERSAAELFRLDPSLAWLADADVPQATAHLPAIERGEMWVAPNNDGQLAGFLRAVTVDQQLHIEELSVSQHFQGRGVGRKLLLAAIEQARLWQLRAVTLTTFRDLPWNAPFYLRMGFALLNANDIDVRLKHVLRDEIAHGLPGERRCAMRLMLTPSP; from the coding sequence ATGACCTTTACCGTGCGACAGGCCCTGGCAGCCGATGCCATCGTCCTCCCCGCCATCGAGCGTTCGGCCGCCGAGTTGTTTCGCCTCGACCCGTCACTGGCCTGGCTGGCGGATGCCGACGTACCTCAGGCAACAGCGCATTTACCGGCCATCGAGCGCGGTGAAATGTGGGTCGCGCCAAACAACGACGGGCAACTTGCAGGTTTTTTAAGGGCGGTGACGGTCGACCAACAGTTGCACATTGAGGAACTGTCCGTCAGCCAACACTTTCAGGGCCGGGGCGTCGGTCGCAAGTTGCTGTTGGCGGCGATTGAACAGGCGCGTCTGTGGCAACTTCGAGCGGTGACACTCACTACCTTTCGTGATCTGCCGTGGAATGCACCGTTCTATCTACGCATGGGTTTTGCGTTATTGAACGCCAACGACATCGACGTGCGTCTGAAGCATGTATTGCGCGATGAAATCGCTCATGGATTGCCCGGCGAGCGACGTTGCGCCATGCGCCTGATGCTCACGCCGTCGCCTTGA
- a CDS encoding ArnT family glycosyltransferase, translating into MIGLTPALRRQSLIAGLLAFLLFIAGVYGQAPIGFDSRFVLFAQEMLRHGPSVFPTTYGEPYADYSALSTLFIWLLSLPFGTVNSLTAWLPSAVAGAVIVTLMYRLLAPSSVRWAIVSIALLMLTSTFITETRAVSQDLMLAAVAFSVFYLGYAHDHFAAGRRWPLVFILLLLGFGIRGPIGLVVPTGMLCSYYLLDRQWSRLLLFGVLASLLLAACVGLLLWLAEVSGGPAFRQDVIRMQFMGRMDGSEGVSGSLYYFTSSLGNYALAYPLALLALAAAWLSMTRQRGQALRLVQYCAAAGLIVMVGLSIPQAKKARYLLPMLPMAAIIAAYPFQVLHGRVFAWLRVGIQGLWLLIPGLLIVLLWVAKRRFPESLTGLTPVLVVLGLLQVAALSRLWLPRWRTEVLAFSAVLAVWAAYALVFEPVERQLYDTRSFSQAAMVRIHEQPAPLVLHGMGKDAKAIKFIVNVEQDLQPLFTETTQALEALKGPAWLMMDRSDYQALQGTPLGALQPVLSGRFDKNDYVLLWLTP; encoded by the coding sequence TTGATCGGTTTAACCCCTGCCCTGCGCCGGCAGTCCCTGATCGCAGGGCTGCTGGCGTTTCTGCTGTTCATCGCCGGCGTGTACGGGCAGGCGCCCATCGGTTTTGACTCGCGCTTCGTGTTGTTCGCCCAGGAAATGCTGCGACACGGGCCCAGCGTGTTTCCCACCACTTATGGTGAGCCGTACGCCGATTATTCGGCGCTGTCGACGCTGTTCATCTGGCTGTTGTCGTTGCCGTTCGGCACGGTCAACAGCCTGACAGCGTGGCTGCCGAGCGCGGTTGCCGGCGCGGTGATCGTGACGTTGATGTATCGATTGCTCGCGCCCTCGTCCGTGCGCTGGGCGATCGTCAGCATCGCGTTGCTGATGCTCACCAGCACCTTCATCACCGAAACGCGCGCGGTGTCGCAGGACCTGATGCTCGCCGCCGTAGCGTTTTCGGTGTTCTACCTCGGCTATGCCCACGACCATTTCGCTGCCGGTCGGCGCTGGCCGCTGGTGTTCATTCTGTTGCTGCTGGGGTTCGGTATTCGCGGGCCGATCGGACTGGTGGTGCCGACCGGCATGCTGTGCAGCTACTACCTGCTGGATCGCCAATGGTCACGCCTGTTGCTCTTCGGGGTGCTGGCTTCGCTGCTGCTGGCGGCCTGCGTCGGGCTGTTGTTGTGGCTGGCGGAGGTCAGCGGCGGGCCGGCGTTTCGGCAGGACGTGATCCGCATGCAGTTCATGGGGCGCATGGACGGCAGCGAAGGCGTCAGCGGTTCGCTGTATTACTTCACCAGCTCCCTGGGCAACTACGCGCTGGCCTATCCGCTGGCACTGCTCGCGCTGGCGGCGGCATGGTTGAGCATGACCCGGCAACGCGGCCAGGCTTTGCGACTGGTGCAATACTGCGCCGCTGCAGGGTTGATCGTGATGGTCGGGCTGTCGATTCCACAGGCGAAAAAGGCCCGTTACCTGCTGCCGATGCTGCCCATGGCGGCGATCATTGCGGCGTATCCGTTTCAGGTGCTGCATGGCCGGGTGTTTGCCTGGCTGCGTGTCGGCATACAGGGGCTGTGGTTGTTGATTCCCGGATTGTTGATCGTCCTGTTATGGGTAGCGAAGCGACGGTTTCCCGAGTCGCTGACCGGCCTGACGCCGGTACTGGTCGTGCTCGGATTGCTGCAAGTGGCCGCGTTGTCACGGTTGTGGCTACCGCGCTGGCGAACCGAAGTCCTCGCGTTCAGCGCCGTGCTGGCGGTCTGGGCGGCGTACGCGCTGGTGTTCGAGCCGGTGGAGCGCCAGCTGTATGACACGCGATCCTTCAGCCAGGCCGCCATGGTGCGGATCCACGAGCAACCCGCACCGCTGGTGCTGCACGGCATGGGCAAGGACGCCAAGGCCATCAAGTTCATCGTCAACGTCGAGCAGGATCTGCAACCGCTGTTCACTGAAACCACGCAAGCGCTCGAAGCACTCAAGGGGCCGGCGTGGCTGATGATGGATCGCAGCGACTATCAAGCCCTGCAAGGCACACCGCTTGGGGCGCTGCAACCGGTGCTGAGCGGGCGTTTCGACAAAAACGATTATGTGTTGCTGTGGCTGACGCCTTAA
- a CDS encoding amino acid ABC transporter ATP-binding protein, whose translation MRSIVKAVSLNKYYDQYHALKDINIEVEQGEVLCIIGPSGSGKSTLLRCVNQLEKIDKGGLWVDGELVGYRVVGHKLHELNESQIARQRLATGMVFQRFNLFPHMTVLQNIIEGPCQVLKRSPKEAHEEALELLARVGLADKRDSYPIELSGGQQQRVAIARALAMRPKLMLFDEPTSALDPELVGEVLSVMRDLAQTGMTMIVVTHELGFAREVSNRMVFMDGGQIVEAGSPEEILISPQNPRTQSFISAVRT comes from the coding sequence ATGAGAAGCATCGTCAAGGCCGTGAGCCTGAACAAATATTACGACCAGTACCACGCGCTCAAGGACATCAACATCGAGGTCGAGCAAGGCGAAGTGCTGTGCATCATCGGTCCGTCCGGCTCGGGCAAGAGCACCCTGCTGCGCTGCGTCAACCAGCTGGAAAAGATCGACAAGGGCGGCCTCTGGGTCGACGGCGAACTGGTCGGCTACCGCGTGGTCGGGCACAAGCTGCACGAACTCAACGAGTCACAGATCGCCCGCCAGCGCCTGGCCACCGGCATGGTGTTCCAGCGTTTCAACCTGTTCCCGCACATGACCGTGCTGCAAAACATCATCGAAGGCCCGTGCCAGGTGCTCAAGCGTTCGCCCAAGGAGGCGCACGAAGAAGCCCTGGAACTGCTGGCCCGGGTCGGCCTGGCTGACAAGCGCGACAGTTACCCGATCGAACTGTCGGGCGGTCAGCAGCAACGGGTAGCCATTGCCCGCGCCCTGGCCATGCGCCCCAAGCTGATGCTGTTCGATGAACCCACTTCGGCACTCGACCCGGAACTGGTCGGTGAGGTGCTGTCGGTGATGCGCGATCTGGCGCAGACCGGCATGACCATGATCGTCGTCACCCATGAACTGGGCTTCGCCCGGGAGGTTTCCAACCGCATGGTGTTCATGGACGGCGGGCAGATCGTGGAGGCTGGAAGCCCCGAAGAAATACTAATAAGTCCGCAAAACCCGCGCACCCAAAGCTTCATTTCTGCCGTTCGAACCTGA
- a CDS encoding UDP-glucose dehydrogenase family protein, which produces MKITVFGSGYVGLVQAAVLAEVGHDVVCMDIDEKKVELLRQGHVSIFEPGLASLVREGLDAGRLQFTCDEKLAVQHGKVAFIAVGTPSKEDGSADLRYVLSVGDAVARHREQPLILVEKSTVPVGTGDTLRTHLDKALVKAGRLLQFDIVSNPEFLKEGSAVADCRRPDRIVIGCEREEVRDVMRDLYSPFNRNHDRIMFMDLRSAELTKYAANCMLATKISFINQIAELAEHLGADIESVRQGIGADSRIGYHFIYPGCGYGGSCFPKDMRALIHSAEEAHCSSDLLQAVEAINQRQKHKLFERINAFYKGELRGKTFAVWGLAFKPNTDDMRDAPSRVLLESLWAAGANVRAFDPEAMQETQHLYPDESKLMLMGTPESVLAGSDALIICTEWQQFKAPDFDLIQQRLKAPVIFDGRNLYDAERLARNGFHYFPMGRGESRSLPIPLHQWPHASDVA; this is translated from the coding sequence ATGAAAATCACAGTGTTTGGTAGCGGTTATGTCGGCCTGGTGCAGGCCGCCGTGCTGGCCGAGGTCGGCCATGACGTGGTGTGCATGGACATCGACGAGAAAAAAGTCGAGCTGTTGCGCCAGGGTCACGTCAGCATCTTCGAGCCGGGGCTGGCCAGTCTGGTCCGCGAAGGCCTGGACGCCGGACGCCTGCAATTCACCTGCGATGAAAAACTCGCGGTGCAGCACGGCAAGGTCGCGTTCATTGCCGTCGGCACCCCGTCGAAAGAAGACGGCTCGGCCGACCTGCGTTACGTGCTGTCGGTGGGCGACGCGGTGGCCCGGCACCGTGAGCAGCCACTGATTCTGGTGGAGAAGTCCACCGTACCCGTGGGCACCGGCGATACCTTGCGCACGCACCTGGACAAAGCCCTGGTCAAGGCCGGGCGCCTGCTGCAGTTCGATATCGTGTCAAACCCGGAATTTCTCAAGGAAGGTTCGGCGGTCGCCGATTGCCGTCGGCCCGACCGGATCGTCATCGGCTGCGAACGCGAAGAAGTGCGCGACGTGATGCGTGACCTGTACTCGCCGTTCAACCGCAACCACGATCGCATCATGTTCATGGACCTGCGCAGCGCCGAACTGACCAAGTACGCCGCCAACTGCATGCTGGCGACCAAGATCAGCTTCATCAACCAGATCGCCGAACTGGCCGAACACCTGGGCGCGGACATCGAGTCGGTGCGCCAGGGCATCGGCGCCGACAGCCGTATCGGCTATCACTTCATCTACCCCGGTTGCGGTTACGGCGGCTCGTGCTTCCCCAAAGACATGCGCGCGCTGATCCATAGCGCCGAAGAAGCGCACTGCTCCAGCGATCTGCTGCAAGCGGTGGAAGCGATCAACCAGCGGCAGAAACACAAGCTGTTTGAACGCATCAACGCGTTCTACAAGGGCGAACTGCGCGGCAAGACCTTCGCCGTCTGGGGCCTGGCCTTCAAGCCGAACACCGACGACATGCGCGACGCGCCAAGCCGGGTCTTGCTCGAATCGCTGTGGGCCGCTGGCGCCAATGTTCGGGCATTCGATCCGGAAGCGATGCAGGAAACCCAGCATCTGTACCCGGACGAATCAAAACTGATGCTGATGGGCACCCCGGAATCGGTTCTCGCCGGTTCCGATGCACTGATCATCTGTACCGAATGGCAGCAGTTCAAGGCGCCGGATTTCGACCTCATCCAACAACGCCTCAAGGCCCCGGTGATCTTCGACGGTCGCAATCTGTACGACGCTGAACGCCTGGCCCGAAACGGCTTCCATTATTTCCCGATGGGCCGTGGCGAATCGCGCTCCCTGCCGATTCCTTTGCATCAGTGGCCGCACGCCTCGGACGTGGCTTGA
- a CDS encoding polysaccharide deacetylase family protein, whose amino-acid sequence MSSLQPTWPDQHKACLALAFDLDGPTGDAMLNNSIWHKPEYFGFGGYGPYRALPRLLDLLDAFKIPTTFFVPAWVVENWPKQCQAIVERGHEVAYHGYKHESFYALTLDQQQAVMNKSRDVFWQYLHIRAEGFRTPSGDWRAETPAMLADNGVIYSSSMRGDDRPYLVNVPGHDTPLVEIPGRWEMDDYASLAYTRAPNFPSGLDRTASYELTLDNWQREYDGAMDEGLCLTTLFHPKITGKPGRILLLEKLFEHMRQRDDVWFATCRDVARWWLKEHHHG is encoded by the coding sequence ATGTCCTCCTTGCAACCCACCTGGCCCGACCAGCACAAAGCCTGCCTCGCCCTGGCCTTCGACCTCGACGGCCCGACCGGCGACGCCATGCTCAACAACTCGATCTGGCACAAACCCGAATACTTCGGCTTCGGCGGCTACGGCCCCTACCGCGCCCTGCCCCGCCTGCTCGACCTGCTCGACGCCTTCAAGATCCCGACCACCTTCTTCGTTCCCGCCTGGGTCGTGGAAAACTGGCCGAAACAGTGCCAGGCCATCGTCGAGCGCGGTCATGAAGTCGCCTACCACGGCTACAAACACGAATCCTTCTACGCCCTGACGCTGGACCAGCAGCAGGCCGTGATGAACAAATCCCGCGACGTGTTCTGGCAATACCTGCACATCCGCGCCGAGGGCTTTCGCACCCCTTCCGGCGACTGGCGCGCCGAAACCCCGGCGATGCTGGCCGACAACGGCGTCATCTATTCCAGCAGCATGCGCGGCGATGATCGCCCATACCTGGTCAACGTCCCCGGCCACGACACCCCGCTGGTGGAAATCCCCGGCCGCTGGGAAATGGATGACTACGCCTCCCTCGCCTACACCCGCGCACCGAACTTCCCGTCCGGCCTCGACCGCACCGCCAGCTACGAGCTGACCCTCGACAACTGGCAGCGCGAGTACGACGGGGCGATGGACGAAGGCCTGTGCCTGACCACCCTGTTCCACCCGAAAATCACCGGCAAACCGGGGCGCATCCTGTTGCTGGAGAAACTCTTCGAACACATGCGCCAGCGCGATGACGTGTGGTTCGCCACGTGCCGCGACGTTGCCCGCTGGTGGCTGAAGGAGCATCACCATGGCTGA
- a CDS encoding LysR family transcriptional regulator, with translation METPLSNSGNPPVKTAHRAPLALSGLDFKLLKVFKAVVEAGGFSAAQNELNVGLAAISKQISDLEIRIGMRLCTRGREGFHLTEEGRLVYQASIDLFASVDNFRDRLSSAQNELIGDLGVGVIDNTISDDNSPLVAALRKINEHSPKVRFQLQATQLDEVERGVVEGRLVAGIVPVYQKREEFDYYPLYEERSQAYCAVGHPLFDMPAEQMGGNVLQDYECINHRYAIHRDKLNFARYDSFSASATQVEAVALLIKTGRFVGFLPQHYAATLVAAGQFRAVCPELIHFDTPFNLILRHNTVRSPLVKAFAQALGVDLKATA, from the coding sequence ATGGAAACCCCACTTTCCAATTCCGGAAACCCACCGGTCAAAACCGCTCACCGGGCACCTTTGGCCCTCAGCGGACTGGATTTCAAACTGCTCAAGGTGTTCAAGGCGGTGGTCGAGGCCGGCGGCTTCAGCGCGGCGCAAAACGAGCTGAATGTGGGCCTGGCCGCGATCAGCAAACAGATCTCCGACCTGGAAATCCGCATCGGCATGCGCCTGTGCACCCGGGGGCGCGAAGGGTTTCACCTGACCGAGGAGGGGCGTCTGGTGTATCAGGCGTCAATCGATCTATTTGCCTCGGTCGACAACTTTCGTGACCGGCTTAGTTCGGCGCAGAACGAACTTATCGGCGATCTCGGAGTGGGGGTGATCGACAATACGATTAGCGATGATAATTCACCGTTAGTTGCCGCGCTTAGAAAGATAAATGAACATTCACCGAAGGTAAGGTTTCAACTTCAGGCGACCCAGCTGGATGAAGTGGAAAGAGGCGTAGTTGAAGGGCGCTTGGTTGCCGGAATAGTCCCGGTATATCAAAAGCGCGAAGAGTTCGATTATTACCCGCTCTATGAAGAACGCTCGCAGGCCTACTGCGCGGTCGGCCACCCGTTGTTCGACATGCCGGCGGAGCAGATGGGCGGCAATGTGCTGCAGGACTACGAGTGCATCAACCACCGTTATGCGATCCATCGCGATAAGCTCAACTTCGCCCGCTACGACAGTTTTTCCGCTTCGGCGACCCAGGTCGAAGCGGTGGCACTGTTGATCAAAACCGGGCGTTTTGTGGGCTTTCTACCGCAACACTATGCCGCCACGCTGGTGGCCGCCGGGCAGTTTCGCGCGGTGTGCCCGGAGCTGATTCACTTCGACACGCCATTCAATCTGATCCTGCGGCACAACACCGTGCGCAGTCCGCTGGTCAAGGCGTTTGCCCAGGCGCTGGGGGTTGATCTCAAGGCGACGGCGTGA
- the arnE gene encoding 4-amino-4-deoxy-L-arabinose-phosphoundecaprenol flippase subunit ArnE — translation MSLWLLLLACLLTCLGQVAQKFAVESWRGASLSWSRKLRSPWLWLALLALGAGLLVWLLVLQRLPVSIAYPMLSLNFVIITLIARFVFREPVDAQHWFGVVLVIGGVALLGQQS, via the coding sequence ATGAGCCTGTGGTTGCTGTTGCTCGCCTGCCTGCTGACCTGCCTGGGCCAGGTCGCGCAGAAATTTGCCGTCGAGAGCTGGCGCGGCGCGAGCCTGTCGTGGTCGCGCAAATTGCGCTCGCCGTGGCTATGGCTGGCCCTGCTCGCCCTCGGCGCGGGCCTGCTGGTGTGGCTGCTGGTGTTGCAGCGCCTGCCGGTCAGCATCGCCTACCCGATGCTCAGCCTCAATTTCGTGATCATCACCCTGATCGCTCGCTTCGTATTCAGGGAGCCCGTCGACGCTCAGCACTGGTTCGGTGTGGTGCTGGTGATTGGTGGCGTGGCGCTGCTGGGGCAACAGTCATGA
- the argH gene encoding argininosuccinate lyase → MSQTTDRLWGARFKSGPSAALAALSRCPERYFRLTPYDLAGSKAHAGELQRAGLLDEQETRTMIEALDGIGADFAAGRIAPTLDDEDVHTFIERLLTERLGALGGKLRAGRSRNDQTANDLRLFLRDHVRTLAVEVLALQTALVDQAEQHVESICPGFTHLQQAQPIVFAHHLLAHAQSMLRDVQRLMDWDARTSLSPLGAAAMAGSAIARQPQQSAKEMGYAGVCENSIDAVASRDHVAEFLFIASMLGINISRLAEEFCLWSSRQFRWVDLDDAYATGSSIMPQKKNPDIAELARGKAGRLIGNLTGLLSTLKSLPLSYNRDLSEDKNGVLDSVDTLLLVLPAMAGMVATMTVNVEELRRQAPLGFTLATEVADWLAVRGVPFKEAHEITGALVQACEKHDLELWEASPALLAEIDPRLTADVRDSLTLEAAIAARSGWGGTAPQQVREQIGRLKTALAAQQQWTENYQGFRL, encoded by the coding sequence ATGTCTCAAACCACCGACCGTCTCTGGGGCGCCCGTTTCAAAAGCGGCCCGTCCGCAGCCCTGGCGGCCCTGTCCCGTTGCCCCGAGCGCTATTTCCGGCTGACGCCGTACGATCTGGCCGGCTCCAAGGCCCACGCCGGGGAACTGCAACGTGCCGGTCTGCTCGACGAGCAGGAAACCCGCACGATGATCGAAGCCCTGGACGGCATCGGTGCCGATTTCGCCGCCGGGCGCATCGCCCCGACCTTGGACGATGAAGACGTTCACACCTTCATCGAGCGCCTGCTGACCGAACGCCTCGGCGCGCTGGGAGGCAAGCTCCGCGCCGGCCGCTCGCGCAACGACCAGACCGCCAACGACCTGCGCCTGTTCCTGCGTGATCACGTCCGCACCCTGGCCGTGGAAGTGCTGGCCCTGCAAACGGCGCTAGTTGATCAGGCCGAGCAGCACGTCGAAAGCATCTGCCCGGGCTTCACCCACTTGCAGCAAGCGCAACCGATCGTGTTCGCCCATCACCTGTTGGCCCACGCGCAATCGATGCTGCGTGACGTGCAGCGACTGATGGACTGGGACGCCCGCACTTCGCTGTCGCCCCTCGGTGCCGCAGCCATGGCCGGCTCCGCGATCGCTCGTCAGCCGCAGCAATCGGCCAAGGAAATGGGTTATGCCGGGGTCTGCGAAAACTCCATCGACGCTGTGGCCAGCCGCGATCACGTCGCCGAGTTCCTGTTCATCGCCAGCATGCTCGGGATCAACATCTCGCGTCTGGCCGAAGAGTTCTGCCTGTGGTCGTCGCGCCAGTTCCGCTGGGTCGATCTGGACGATGCCTACGCCACCGGCAGTTCGATCATGCCGCAGAAGAAAAACCCCGACATCGCCGAACTGGCCCGGGGCAAGGCTGGGCGTCTGATCGGCAACCTGACCGGTCTGCTCTCGACGCTCAAATCCCTGCCGCTGTCGTACAACCGCGACCTCAGCGAAGACAAGAACGGCGTGCTCGACAGCGTCGACACCCTGCTGCTGGTACTGCCAGCGATGGCCGGGATGGTCGCGACCATGACCGTCAACGTCGAGGAACTGCGCCGTCAGGCACCACTGGGTTTCACCCTCGCCACCGAAGTCGCCGACTGGCTGGCGGTGCGCGGCGTGCCGTTCAAGGAGGCCCACGAAATCACCGGCGCGCTGGTGCAGGCCTGCGAGAAACACGACCTCGAATTGTGGGAAGCCTCACCGGCATTGCTGGCCGAGATCGACCCGCGCCTCACGGCAGACGTGCGTGACAGCCTGACCCTGGAAGCCGCCATCGCGGCCCGCAGCGGCTGGGGCGGCACCGCGCCGCAACAGGTGCGCGAGCAGATCGGCCGCCTGAAAACCGCCCTCGCCGCGCAACAACAGTGGACCGAAAACTACCAGGGCTTCCGCCTTTAA
- a CDS encoding amino acid ABC transporter permease has protein sequence MSQTQAERLQAERKLAENQFDITQYQHVPRRYYGRIFFATVIVIAIIGLVRAFAEGKIEWSYIGQFLTSEAIMWGLFNTIIMAVLAMALGIVFGVITAIMRMSANPILRYVAVTYTWLFRGTPLILQLLLWFNLALIFPTIGIPGLFELDTVSLMTPFVAALLGLSINQGAYTAEVVRAGLLSVDTGQYEAAKSIGMPRLQALRRIILPQAMRIIIPPVGNEFIGMVKMTSLASVIQYSELLYNAQNIYYANARVMELLIVAGIWYLATVTVLSFGQSRLERRFARGAGKRS, from the coding sequence ATGAGCCAGACTCAGGCAGAACGACTCCAGGCGGAGCGCAAACTGGCGGAAAACCAGTTCGACATTACCCAGTACCAGCATGTGCCACGGCGTTATTACGGGCGGATTTTCTTCGCCACCGTGATCGTCATCGCGATCATCGGTCTGGTGCGGGCCTTCGCCGAAGGCAAGATCGAATGGTCGTACATCGGCCAGTTCCTCACCTCCGAAGCGATCATGTGGGGCCTGTTCAACACGATCATCATGGCCGTGCTGGCCATGGCGCTGGGCATCGTGTTCGGGGTGATCACGGCAATCATGCGCATGTCGGCCAACCCGATCCTGCGCTACGTGGCAGTGACCTACACCTGGCTGTTTCGCGGTACGCCGCTGATTCTGCAACTGCTGTTGTGGTTCAACCTGGCGCTGATCTTCCCCACCATCGGCATTCCCGGTCTGTTCGAACTCGACACCGTGAGCCTGATGACGCCGTTCGTGGCCGCCCTGCTCGGCTTGAGCATCAACCAGGGCGCCTACACCGCTGAAGTGGTGCGCGCCGGCCTGCTGTCGGTGGACACCGGCCAGTACGAAGCGGCCAAGTCGATCGGCATGCCGCGCCTGCAAGCGCTGCGCCGGATCATCCTGCCCCAGGCCATGCGGATCATCATTCCGCCGGTCGGCAACGAATTCATCGGCATGGTGAAAATGACCTCGCTGGCGAGCGTCATCCAGTACTCGGAACTGCTCTACAACGCCCAGAACATCTACTACGCCAACGCCCGGGTCATGGAGCTGCTGATCGTCGCCGGTATCTGGTACCTGGCCACCGTCACCGTCCTGTCCTTTGGTCAAAGCCGTCTGGAGCGTCGTTTCGCTCGCGGCGCCGGCAAGCGTTCTTGA
- the arnF gene encoding 4-amino-4-deoxy-L-arabinose-phosphoundecaprenol flippase subunit ArnF, with translation MNRCRGIFFALASVLLVSGAQLSMRWSMTRLPRPDQWLALPGVDSVALVVVLAAIFAYALSMLCWLAALRDLPLGRAYSLLSISYALVYLLAASLPLFNESFSFSKSLGVALVMLGVITINTRPARAPELRSSP, from the coding sequence ATGAACCGGTGCCGTGGAATCTTCTTCGCCCTGGCCAGCGTGCTGCTGGTCAGCGGGGCGCAACTGAGCATGCGCTGGAGCATGACGCGCCTGCCCCGCCCGGATCAGTGGCTGGCCCTGCCCGGTGTCGACTCAGTCGCGCTGGTCGTGGTGCTGGCGGCGATCTTCGCCTATGCGCTGTCGATGCTCTGCTGGCTCGCTGCCCTGCGCGATCTGCCGCTGGGCCGGGCCTATTCGCTGCTGAGCATCAGCTACGCGCTGGTGTACCTGCTGGCGGCGAGCCTGCCGCTGTTCAACGAATCCTTCAGTTTCTCCAAATCACTGGGTGTGGCGCTGGTCATGCTCGGGGTCATCACCATCAACACTCGTCCGGCCCGTGCGCCCGAATTGAGGAGTTCGCCATGA